The genomic DNA TTTTCATATTTGTTTAGACACGGTCGGTTGATCTTTCTATTGTATTCATTTTGGCCTTCATGGTCAAGTAGTTAATCTCATTGGCTAGGAGTCATTTTCCCTTTACCACAGCGAGTCCGAAACCCGGTCCGGATGTGTAACAGAAACATCATGACATAAATAAAGGACACTTGTTAGTTCCGTGTCAGATCGAAACATCTTTCACTGAGTGAACCTAATGTATTGTATTCACGAGTGAAAGATAGTTTCTGATAGTTTCTTGCTCACACAGAAGGAACTTAATTCCTCATACTTCTTGTTTgctaaatttaaacaattttatagcTGCATATCTGTAAAATATATGATTTGATATCATATATGTTTTCACTCTAAAATTAGGTAATTCGCTGAAGCTAAACAAcgtattttttctgtattttacttctataataaataaaaagtacaaaTATTAACAAACAAATCAGACGGAAACATTAAACAGTACAGTCTACAACATGTACATCACGGTGTGTGCATTTGTATTTTTCGTACTCGCAACTGAAATAAAGAATTATGGCTGTTTAGTGGAAATAAAGAATAATGGATGTTTagctgaaatataaaattatggATGTTTACTAGAAATATAGAATTATGGATGTTTACTAGAAATATAAATTTACTAGAAATATAGAATTATGGATGTTTACTAGAAATATAGAATTATGGATGTTTActagaaatataaaattatggaTGTTTACTAGAAATATAAATTTACTAGAAATATAGAATTATGGATGTTTACTAGAAATATAGAATTAGGATTATTActagaaaatatattatgattttactaaatataaaattaagtaaTTTAATAGAGTTTACTAAAATatagatttatgtatttttacTGAATAATAAAATTATGGATGTTTActagaaatataaaattatggaTGTTTACTAGAAATATAGAATTATGGATGTTTAGTTAGATGTCCGTATGGTTTTACATTCTATCTTGCACTGAAAGGTTtagtattaattttcaaaatgatcaGATGGGCTGGCAGACGGGAAAATCACAtgtgaaaataattaaattaaactCTTCAAAGTGCTTGCTCAAACAATAAATCAAAAGTCAGTTTATTAATATAACCTTTTACTTCTAAAAAGGACAAATAAATGTGTTTGCTTAAAAATATAGACAAAAGTCCGGAAACATGTTTTACACAATAAAAGCCTTGGTATAGCTCAACACATAACACCAGTTCAAGTCCTGACAAAACATGTCCATATAACGATTACCCGCAAAATGCGGTAAAACAgtgattatttcaaataattaaatcTTTCCAACATTATGTCGTTatgcaatattttcgtttaaaGAGACAGCACGTATAAATATTTTGACTCGCAAATGTTTCaagtgtatatacatgtacttactagTTTTCAAACGACCTTCCGTTAGATGTGCAAGTTTTTTCTCCTCCTGCTGGACAGGACAGGTGGCTAAGACTTGTGCACATGAAGTCAAACACGATCTCGGACCCAGCAGCATTCACAGGTGCCGGAGTTGTACCATCAGCAGATGTACAGGCTCCGGTATGTCTCAAGTCAATGGTGTTGTCGACACAGTGAGCTTTGCTGAACTCACATCtgaaaaaatattcacatttaaTATTTCCCGAAATCGCAGctctgttttgaaatatatttagtaTATATAGTTTTCTCCAACAGAGAGGAGAAAGTTACTTTAACGTAAATACGATGTCGGTCAAGCTGGAGGCAACGGGATGGTTCCCCTATGACATAAAACCACATCTCCTCATTTGACATCAATATTTGACACACCTGAGTGTGATATTATAATAAGCCTAGtgatttgtttgttgttttgggaTTAGCGCCGTctttacagtatttcagttatgttacggaagattctgaaccagtaccaacatgttctctgcaagcgGCAGCCAGCTTTCCCActcgaatcagaggtggaggacgaatgatttcagacactatgtcttttatcaatcgtcacggagaacatacattGTACGCCTCGCCCGGAGATCGAACTCTCGGCCGCGCGATCAGCGCTCTCCCTACAGCTGAATAGAcatataaaacatattcagtAGATGAATGCATGTATTTTTAAGATGCGAGCCCGTCGCTGGACTTCGAGTGTTTATATACGGTATTATGCTAATCTCAATACTTGACAGGTAATGAAAGTTGTAAAAAATGTGCGTTTAACTAAGTTTTTCTACAAAACTGAGTGCATTACCAAATTGTATGAGAGTTAAGAAAATCTGCGAGATGTTAAATTAATGTAAATCAATTAACAGATCTTTTAAATTTACGTATACTAACTTATTCTTGTAAGTGACTAGATTAGTTCCGCAAGTTGGCTCGGGAGAAAATCTGTCACAGTCTACAGTAGGTGAATTAATCCAGTAACATCGATAGAATGTTGCACCAAATGTTCCTGAAATATGATAAAGATTTCGTCACATTTTACGATAAAAAAATTCTCCCAATAGCGAAGTATTAAGGTCAACAATTATCTCAAACTGATGTATTTCTCGCAGAAAAGAGATAAATGCTGTTTCTTCTTTATGCTTGTGTtggtttgtattttgtatttaaagtccaataaattgtttaaaataacgATTGAACAGACGGCAAGTTACTGAAATGTAAAGTGTACATTTAGTCATTTACTGTAGGCAttgtactagagatcaatcaatgacacaaatattaatcCTATCCTGCATTTACCTGTTGACCTGCATGACACAAGTTAAAAGGAATAATGCAGTAAAtatatggttaaaaacttagtgataagtcatttcgttgtaatgtcaattttcatggtacatactgaagagttttttcttgtttttaaatatgatgtgtgatatggtataaacaacattatatctaaatttcagcttaaatagtggataTGAATTTATTCTATTAGACTTCAAACATTTTCTGGCGTCACACAATAATCGTATACTTGACAACTTTTTTGGATTGAGATAGGTTCTTTCTGCATTAATCCATGTAttattggggattaaatatttatcaatgacttgataggcaggactatctgcaagagttaaataagaagtttcagaaaatcttaaattatttattatgctTCAAAATCAAGACTTAAGTATTATATTCAGtcttaaatgttacatatcagcaaccagcattatctttttaattattttttttataatctaaaATTTTAGATACTATCTTTATTTACTATTTCAATCTTAAATCGCCCGTAAATTCATTACTAGATATTTTAATTGGTATTGCTTCTACAGACAAACTAGAAGTCAAATGTTAGGAGAATATAAGACAATATTTCTTAGAATGaacaaaatttctttaacaatttcAGCATCTTAATCATACTAATAAAGTTTATCTTAtattaatttgttgttttattctttatccCTGAAAAAAAGCTTACCAGAACAGCACAGAAGACCGACCAATATCGCTGAAAGCCTCATTGTTGTTTTCCTTCAAGTTTAATCTGAACTGCCTGTGCACATACAGCAGTATTTATAGACTTTCCGACAATGTTTTAGTCACGTTTGTGGCCGTGACGTGATTATAAAAGAATTTCGTAATCGCGGCTAAAGGAGCGTCACCTACCGTTCGGTCACTTTTATCAAGTTAACTTATACGTAGGAGCTCTTATACAACTCCGTTTTTGCAAATTATTTAGTATCAGTCAGCAAATCAAGTTACACTTCATATTGCATTAATGCAGTATTAAATTGTACAAAACACTGTATTTTTGAATCATTTCGAAATTGATCTACCTCTATAATGTtactgaattatttcaaaatagtctgTGTATTTGTAAAATAGATACAAGTTGAATTGCGGAGGGGTTAGGATTAAACTTAATACAATAACGAGAATTTTTGCACATGCCTTTGATATTCATACACTGATACAGGTGTGTCCATCTACACCTGCAGTTGTTAGAAACGTTTATAGTATAACCTGAATTAGGTTGTCATTTTGCAAAGTTTTACGTTACATAAAGTAGTTTAAACTGTCTGCATCCGATGTATTCATATTATAAATCATGTCTAGACAAAACGTTAATAATTATTCTGAACATTGATATTCTGGGAGAAAACCTAGAACATCTGcggtaataaaataaatattttcatatcagtCTAAGAGCCACCGTGTGGACAAACATTTAACTTCAGTGATAGACGTAAGAATGTTCTAAATATGTCTTCTCTATGAATGCCATTTCCTAAATGAGTTTAATATTAGATaagatttaatacaaaaatggaaACATTAAGACGTTTTGTTAAAGGGACATCCTACCAGAGATATGTCACGATATCTATATCTAAATGTCTAATGCTATCTCCGCATGGCATGGATTCTGTTTTACTTGGATATTCTGCTGCGTTACTAATGATGGAAAGGGTTTTCACTCTATATtctacgaggattgttcaaatatgagtgcatctagaacgttatctcgctcatTAATGCGAAAATCAcaaggaaattaagattattggatagataaacatgttagctttacattgataccacacccattaaaatccgttcactttagctgtgtctatcgctcgctaaacattgccttctcgtgtatactaatacaaaataCGCCGTTGAAAtaggtcctatattaagaatcgttgtattcttggcatagggtgtaaagacatttttgatgaaatatgttctgtttatgggcataatgaaatgtcttttcgacagttattcgttggtttaataaattcaaatgtaggttagtttcaacagaagatgcaccgcatggccgtcggccgaaaacagcaacgtctgctaagatggttgctagagtgaaagaaatagttgctactgatgcaagatacaccgctaggcaaatagctagtatggttggcatctcattaggagcagcttatacaattctgaaacgtaatttgaaaatgagaaagatctgtgctagatggattccctatctgttgacagatgagcagaaaaaggcacgcgtgcaatgcgcaaaattgttgcttaaacagtttccaaatcacaatgcacggtctttcgcaaatgtcgtcactggtgacgagacattgATTCACTTTTTTGAGCCTAAACGAAAGAtttagaacaaaatatgggcaacaaagtctggcaaaagaccatgcattgcaaagcggaccgtgagtgtcaagaaggtaatgtatgccatattcttcacaactcagggtcctgccattcaggttgctgtacctaaaggcaaatccgtaaatgcgaagtttaacaagactaaagttcttcgaaaactgaagaaatatttcaaaaaatcgaagacccgcaactggtttggccaatgtcagattgctatatgacaatgcgtcatcgcacaaggcgtctattgtacaagactttctgaagcaggaaaaggttgttgtgctccctcaccctccttattcgcctgaccttgcccagtgtgacttctttttgttcccaaggctaaaaaatacctttctggtcgaaattttgtgcagcgcaaacacctcggttctgcaatattccagtgtcttcacggtatacctagaaaagactatgaagattggattagaagactgaaactttgcttatctgttggaggtgaatacttcgaggggacaaAACagaattttcattgaaatctatcaaggatacatttttttgTGCTTAGATACATTcgtatttgaacaatcctcgtatatGTACTTTACAAGTGTTTTGATATCGCTTTAGTATACCTCCTCAGTAGCCTAGCGGTAAAGCGCCTACTTGAGTGCGAAAGATTATGGGTTCTCTTTCCGTCGGCTAAACATCAAGAAAGATACCAGTAGCTCCCTTCATTGTCGTGCTGTAATAAAGGCGGAATTGGCCTCTTCTCTGGCATTGTGCCGTGACGATGGATACAGTATAAATTGACGAACTTGTTTCGCAAATAAATTAAGATAAATGACTGTAAACCTAacttaaaaattacatttttttttacaactgaTACAATCGAAATGTACTTGAACTACTAATATCATGGAGACTCGGTCCACTATTACACGTCCTTCTTAACAGAACTGCTTTATTTTCTTCGACCATCGAGTCCGGACATCATTTAATACTCTCTTTCAAGTGGCGTCATGTATAAAAGCAAAATGATTTGTAGATACAAATAgaccatgatgaccctatattgctctcTCTAACTGGTAATAGGCTTGTTATTTTAACTTTTGGGATTGAACTTAGTCCAACATAAACGttttggtgtggaataagtagtacaatgtatgtaaggaaatgaaacacagaaaaaaagtcctcaGAATATCAGggcacatttttgagatattgcttcTTGAATTTTGATGTAACGTCTGATACAGCCCGTGTATTGTGGCCGTTACTAAGGACCATGTGTTGTATTGTTCTACTACTGATATactttagcataaatgtttactttgaatataaaaaaaatgatattgcaagatttctagcaagtactggtaAGCTACatttagtattttaccatctttgtcagAAGTGTTTCAGAACAGagaatttctaaccaaatttgtatatatatataactaagaTAAAAGGATGATCTACTGGAATTATCGCCTATTTATGTTGTCATTGTCTGAAATCAACAATACCAaagaaacaataattattttagcGTTAATAATCTTTTCATGGACGTGTTTATTCTCATTCAACGACTGTCAAAATTGGATACACAAGGAAGAAGCCTAGTGAGGGTAACACTGTGCACTTGCAGGATCCAGACCTATAATAACACAGCACATCACTAGCAAAGTTTTCAAGTCTTTCGCATCGAACAAATAATAATTAAGTTTGTTGAAATTTATCTCATcgagtttaaataaaaatacagccaacaaaatataattatgagATACAAATTACCAACATCCTTTTTCTCTGAGGTAAAAAGCTCCCGGAAGTTTCGCTTCATGTGTTTAAGCTGAAGTGTGTAGAGAGTGTGTATTGAAGATGGGAGTATTTTATCATGCCTGTGTAAACTGTGCAGTTGGCCTTTCTCAAAGATACCTCTGTGATTATTGCATGTAAGGAAATTCTGCGTTGTCATCTGGGCAACCGTGTACAGGTTAAGTGATTGTTTAGGTATATCTCTGTGTACTCGGCTAAAAGTTGGTATACGTCATCTTTACGTACAGAGTTAGTTGTTAAAACATCATCAGAATATAGTCAGGGTTGTAAATCCTGTATTTGTTGAGGACACCATCGGATTTATCTGCCGCATCTAAAGACTTAAGAATAAATTCAGATTATCCTTCAGGTCATACTTTAGAAACATTATTAACTGCGTTAATAACATGTAGCGCGGATAAAGAAAAACAGTCTCCATAGCATTTTTCCCATTTAGGGAACTGTAAAATATTCATACCGACCAGACTAAACATTGCGTCTAGTCAAAATATAAAtcccatcaaaaatatatttatcattgatG from Mercenaria mercenaria strain notata chromosome 11, MADL_Memer_1, whole genome shotgun sequence includes the following:
- the LOC123532884 gene encoding uncharacterized protein LOC123532884 — encoded protein: MRLSAILVGLLCCSGTFGATFYRCYWINSPTVDCDRFSPEPTCGTNLVTYKNKCEFSKAHCVDNTIDLRHTGACTSADGTTPAPVNAAGSEIVFDFMCTSLSHLSCPAGGEKTCTSNGRSFENYCEYEKYKCTHRDVHVVDCTV